One Polyangiaceae bacterium DNA window includes the following coding sequences:
- a CDS encoding Hsp70 family protein, with the protein MFVDRPVGIDLGTTNSEIAMLDPSERDLHIFADRFGRRTVPSAVAWDPKAEAFVVGHAARQRRGKTPGPIESIKRRMGQAVNVDVGPHALSPAEISSKILEELRARMREHLSKQASSGIEVRVDRAVITVPAYFDAPQVEATRLAGEIAGLEVIGILQEPTAAAIYHTWKSRLADGNFLVYDLGGGTFDVSILRCLGGEYQVLAIDGDNYLGGDDFDRRFAERLRVLLVERGYSLDLDVRNSEEDRARFGRLVHLAQEIKESLSTSEVVNVSKQDFMKDKSDESVSFEGEIGRAEYEKAISDLVESTIVCCERALTRSAETSSVDLSQIDHVVLVGGSTRVPLVIRRVIEAICMKSRSEKPLQDEVDTCVALGAAIHAAQLGGLRLGEEQKKIAVSFTTPLVSQSARIRLGVRFDQVPASAAEAIIYRGVTSQDGTDEVARTAVPDASDAVVRMELPLGEEPEQGMRLSLRSAERETLVELPFAIYRGDVRPRASALSRPSVVAKDIAIEVVRAGRRERRVLISRGAGLPTEVKHRFFTADQSGAVVLRLLQNRMPIKALLLQVPKELPVGTPVDLTLRCDDAMRMEARAVVAGQELWAQVEPPAAPRFDPAGAVEALLEDADKTGRNLWGSSAVSYRAEADLLVAGIREVVMTDPDKMQALCEKLRILVDWYRGDPNETLSPPMARFESELADLRRVVYRSTGALHGMDRAAWDKRIEDIEARAAAAYEANDAVVWRRVYNEVQALYETAVQEEFSAMRLDDPSYLERRLRGERLYAQSVERKLADFVPSSSDVGTLQLAERDKLAAQLHEKAIEPLRNLSAETKDAAALRRKLEAIRAETSRIDTALERLPSLGLVTERGGA; encoded by the coding sequence ATGTTCGTTGATCGACCCGTCGGAATTGATCTTGGAACAACAAACTCCGAAATCGCCATGCTCGATCCATCCGAGCGTGACTTGCACATCTTCGCCGATCGTTTCGGCAGGCGAACGGTGCCGTCCGCTGTTGCATGGGATCCCAAAGCAGAGGCGTTCGTCGTAGGACATGCGGCTCGCCAGCGACGCGGAAAAACCCCTGGGCCCATCGAATCGATCAAGCGACGCATGGGACAAGCGGTCAATGTCGACGTTGGTCCGCATGCGCTCTCTCCGGCCGAGATCAGCTCGAAGATTCTCGAAGAGCTTCGCGCGCGCATGCGCGAGCACTTGAGCAAACAAGCTTCTTCGGGAATCGAGGTTCGCGTCGATCGCGCGGTGATCACCGTGCCTGCGTACTTCGATGCACCTCAAGTCGAAGCCACGCGTCTCGCTGGAGAGATCGCAGGCCTCGAGGTCATCGGCATCCTGCAAGAGCCAACGGCGGCAGCCATCTATCACACGTGGAAAAGCCGCCTCGCCGACGGCAACTTCCTCGTCTACGACCTTGGTGGCGGCACGTTCGACGTGTCGATCCTCCGCTGCCTCGGAGGCGAATACCAAGTCCTCGCCATCGACGGCGACAACTATCTCGGCGGTGACGACTTCGATCGCCGCTTCGCGGAACGCTTGCGCGTGCTGCTTGTCGAGCGTGGCTACTCGCTCGATCTCGACGTGCGCAACAGCGAAGAAGATCGCGCTCGCTTCGGGCGCCTCGTGCACTTGGCGCAAGAGATCAAGGAGTCGCTCTCGACATCCGAAGTCGTGAACGTCTCCAAGCAAGACTTCATGAAGGACAAGAGCGACGAAAGCGTGTCGTTCGAGGGAGAGATCGGTCGAGCGGAATACGAGAAAGCCATTTCGGATCTCGTCGAGAGCACGATCGTGTGTTGCGAGCGCGCTCTTACGCGCAGCGCGGAGACGTCGTCGGTCGATTTGTCGCAGATCGATCACGTGGTGCTCGTGGGCGGATCGACGCGTGTGCCGCTCGTCATTCGTCGAGTGATCGAAGCCATCTGCATGAAGAGCCGCTCGGAAAAACCCTTGCAGGACGAAGTGGATACGTGTGTGGCGTTGGGAGCCGCGATCCACGCCGCGCAACTCGGTGGATTGCGCCTTGGTGAGGAGCAGAAGAAGATCGCCGTTTCGTTCACGACGCCGCTCGTCAGCCAATCGGCGCGCATTCGTCTCGGCGTGCGTTTCGATCAAGTTCCGGCAAGCGCAGCCGAAGCCATCATCTATCGCGGCGTGACGTCCCAAGACGGGACCGACGAAGTCGCTCGAACCGCAGTTCCCGATGCGAGCGACGCTGTCGTGCGCATGGAGCTTCCGCTCGGAGAAGAGCCCGAACAAGGCATGCGCTTGAGCTTGCGTTCGGCCGAGCGCGAGACTTTGGTCGAGCTTCCGTTTGCCATCTATCGCGGCGATGTGCGGCCGCGTGCGAGCGCGTTGAGCCGTCCGTCGGTCGTGGCCAAAGACATTGCCATCGAAGTCGTGCGTGCGGGCCGGCGCGAGCGTCGCGTGCTCATTTCACGTGGTGCAGGTTTGCCCACGGAAGTAAAGCATCGGTTTTTCACGGCCGATCAAAGCGGCGCCGTCGTGCTTCGGCTCCTTCAAAATCGCATGCCCATCAAAGCGCTGCTCCTCCAAGTGCCAAAAGAGCTGCCCGTGGGTACGCCCGTGGATCTCACGTTGCGATGCGACGATGCGATGCGCATGGAAGCGCGAGCAGTGGTTGCTGGGCAGGAGCTATGGGCTCAGGTCGAACCGCCCGCAGCGCCTCGATTCGACCCAGCGGGTGCTGTCGAAGCATTGCTCGAAGACGCAGATAAAACGGGGCGGAACCTTTGGGGATCGAGCGCGGTGAGTTATCGCGCCGAAGCGGACTTGCTCGTCGCGGGGATCCGCGAGGTTGTCATGACAGACCCCGACAAGATGCAGGCACTTTGCGAAAAGTTGCGCATCCTCGTCGATTGGTACCGCGGTGATCCGAACGAGACGCTTTCTCCGCCGATGGCGCGCTTCGAGTCGGAGCTCGCCGACCTTCGTCGCGTCGTGTATCGATCTACCGGAGCACTGCACGGAATGGATCGGGCCGCTTGGGACAAACGCATCGAAGACATCGAGGCGCGCGCGGCTGCGGCATACGAGGCCAACGATGCGGTCGTTTGGCGACGCGTCTACAACGAGGTGCAAGCGCTGTACGAAACCGCCGTGCAGGAAGAGTTTTCCGCGATGCGTCTCGACGATCCTTCGTACCTCGAGCGCCGGCTGCGAGGCGAACGGCTCTATGCGCAAAGCGTCGAACGCAAGCTCGCCGACTTCGTCCCGTCTTCGTCGGATGTGGGAACGCTACAGCTTGCAGAACGAGACAAACTCGCAGCGCAGCTTCACGAGAAGGCCATCGAGCCGCTGCGAAACCTTTCCGCAGAGACGAAAGACGCCGCTGCGCTTCGTCGCAAGCTCGAAGCAATCCGAGCCGAAACATCACGCATCGACACGGCACTCGAACGCTTGCCCTCGCTGGGTCTCGTCACCGAGCGCGGCGGCGCGTAG
- a CDS encoding DUF2452 domain-containing protein, translating into MAHDPTDEPTGELIHTRSIPYPTSRLAARIDLVDMAQEIEKADQALGLVVGAKLEVIRDQMRALQEEARQLLEEARLSARLQRAKCNFKKIPGKVYHLYRRPDGELYFSMLSPDEWGGSPPHVFEGSYKVEIDLSLRPLGDERSRPDGRTVVSRLLKDESYAGELTGKT; encoded by the coding sequence ATGGCACACGATCCGACTGATGAACCCACGGGCGAGCTCATTCACACGCGCTCGATTCCGTATCCGACGAGTCGCCTTGCAGCGCGTATCGATCTCGTCGATATGGCGCAAGAAATCGAAAAGGCAGACCAAGCGCTCGGGCTCGTCGTTGGTGCAAAACTCGAAGTAATTCGGGATCAAATGCGCGCACTCCAGGAAGAAGCGCGCCAACTGCTCGAAGAAGCGCGGCTTTCAGCACGCCTGCAACGCGCAAAATGCAATTTCAAAAAAATACCGGGAAAAGTTTACCACCTCTACCGCCGCCCCGACGGCGAGCTTTATTTCTCCATGCTTTCCCCGGATGAATGGGGCGGATCGCCCCCGCACGTGTTCGAAGGCTCCTACAAAGTGGAAATCGACCTGAGTCTTCGCCCGCTTGGAGATGAACGTTCACGTCCAGACGGTCGAACGGTCGTCTCGCGCTTGCTGAAAGACGAATCCTACGCCGGTGAATTGACGGGAAAAACGTGA
- a CDS encoding RNA polymerase sigma factor, with translation MTTPDAAELVERLRTGDRAALRKAYALYSDRIFGFLLRLTRRRDVAEDLHQETWVSVSRNVHRLAEDTDLAAWLFTIARNKHRSWRRWAALDFTRYVFDAFESESVSAPGAPDTGDDLVALEMALRALPEAHREVLLLVGVEGLEGTQAADVLGIKPEAFRQRLSRARAALSEALEPRMNKNSSMLQRGEP, from the coding sequence ATGACCACGCCGGATGCAGCCGAGCTCGTCGAACGTCTCCGGACGGGAGATCGAGCGGCTTTGCGCAAAGCGTACGCGCTGTACTCGGATCGAATTTTCGGATTTTTGCTGCGCCTCACGCGTCGTCGCGATGTCGCGGAAGACCTCCATCAAGAAACGTGGGTGTCCGTGAGTCGCAACGTGCATCGCCTTGCCGAGGACACGGATTTGGCCGCGTGGCTCTTCACCATCGCGCGAAACAAACATCGTTCGTGGCGACGATGGGCAGCGCTTGATTTTACGCGCTACGTCTTCGATGCATTCGAGTCCGAATCGGTTTCGGCGCCGGGCGCACCGGATACGGGTGACGACCTCGTCGCGCTCGAAATGGCGTTACGTGCGTTGCCGGAAGCTCACCGCGAAGTGTTGCTGCTCGTCGGTGTCGAGGGGCTCGAAGGAACGCAAGCAGCGGATGTGCTAGGAATCAAGCCGGAAGCGTTCAGGCAGCGTCTATCGCGTGCTCGAGCGGCGCTCAGCGAAGCACTCGAACCGAGAATGAACAAAAATTCGTCAATGTTACAGAGAGGTGAACCGTGA
- a CDS encoding DUF4145 domain-containing protein: MVQPNHALGQTMQLVNAVDIESKWGLRTFELRQGSLLDLEETADLLAVSAFSDTLDAFAVEPEAYTFVAHTVIGALYKQAEIDVAALRAKPVLDLRSALGCWFSELTTSAKIRRILCIEDIGRRTDPHTAIHDAFVALAVAEAKGIVASTFVLPLLGAGDARLDPATIVAELLVHARKHLVESQHVKRIVFVERDPDKARTIDSAMNDALARVRVSLPRGQVADAVRADLARVVESANAVVSDQHRRVLADFARLVGSPEARSFEIGLVARRLVEAVVADVFGKPPKGYDLGKNIDSLSERQVADWIRSYMHVLRVLGNESAHERQIDARYPPTVTDADLSVVLLCAKRIIEFWIEHRRKR; encoded by the coding sequence TTGGTCCAACCGAACCATGCGCTCGGACAAACCATGCAGCTCGTCAATGCCGTCGACATCGAAAGCAAGTGGGGTTTGCGCACGTTCGAGCTGCGGCAAGGGAGCTTGCTGGACCTCGAAGAGACGGCCGACTTGCTCGCGGTCTCGGCCTTCTCCGACACGCTCGATGCATTTGCGGTCGAACCCGAAGCGTATACATTCGTGGCGCACACGGTCATCGGCGCCTTGTACAAACAAGCGGAAATCGATGTTGCGGCGCTGCGTGCAAAGCCTGTGCTCGACTTGCGTTCGGCGCTTGGATGTTGGTTCTCCGAATTGACGACATCTGCAAAAATTCGCCGCATTCTCTGCATTGAGGACATCGGGCGTCGCACCGATCCGCACACGGCGATTCACGATGCGTTCGTTGCGCTCGCTGTTGCGGAAGCCAAAGGAATCGTAGCGAGCACGTTCGTCCTTCCGCTTCTCGGCGCTGGCGATGCGCGTCTCGATCCGGCGACGATCGTGGCGGAGCTGCTCGTGCACGCGCGAAAGCACTTGGTCGAATCGCAGCACGTGAAGCGCATCGTGTTCGTCGAACGAGATCCGGACAAGGCGCGCACGATTGATTCAGCGATGAACGATGCGCTCGCTCGCGTGCGCGTATCGCTTCCACGCGGGCAAGTTGCGGATGCCGTTCGAGCGGATTTGGCGCGGGTCGTCGAATCGGCGAATGCGGTCGTATCGGATCAACATCGGCGAGTGCTCGCGGATTTTGCACGCTTGGTGGGTTCGCCCGAAGCTCGGTCTTTCGAGATTGGGCTCGTTGCGCGCAGGCTGGTCGAAGCGGTCGTCGCGGACGTATTCGGCAAACCGCCGAAAGGGTACGACCTTGGGAAAAACATCGATTCATTGTCGGAGCGGCAGGTGGCCGATTGGATACGGTCGTACATGCATGTCCTGCGCGTTTTGGGCAATGAATCGGCGCACGAGCGTCAGATTGATGCTCGGTATCCGCCCACCGTGACGGATGCGGATCTATCGGTGGTTTTGCTTTGCGCAAAGCGTATCATCGAGTTTTGGATAGAACATCGGCGTAAACGTTGA
- a CDS encoding DEAD/DEAH box helicase — protein MPRRTSSKTAAIEPLAGFHEPTRVWFSSAFPGPTPAQVLGWPSIQSGTSTLLLAPTGSGKTLAAFLVALDRLVFSDEPPAETRTRLLYVSPLKALASDVERNLRVPLAGITAAAARMGFTHRVPTVAIRSGDTPAEDRVRLAKKPPDILITTPESLYLLLTSAARRILRSIDTIIIDEIHSVAATKRGAHLFVSLERLAAFQQSESEQPRQPVRIGLSATQRPLDEIARLLGGFDVKGKLREPRPVAIVNAAAPRQLEISIEVPVDDMADPAKNAQPRQADPAGKSIWPAIHPRLVELVRAHRSTMIFVNSRRLAERLVSALNDTADEEIAAAHHGSMSRDERTRVEEALKAGELPCIVATSSLELGIDIGAVDLVIQVEAPPSIAAGLQRIGRAGHSVGALSRGRIFPKHRGDLLACVAARTGMLAGDVEATFYPRNPLDVLAQQIVAITAMDPIHEDALFDLVRGAAPFSEMPRSSFDGVLDMLSGKYPSDEFSELRPRIVWDRKTGILRARKGAGRIAVVNAGTIPDRGLYGVFLDASESSSGTGRRVGELDEEMVFEAREGEVFVLGASSWRIMEITHDRVLVTPAPGQPGKMPFWRGDRLGRGAALGEAMGELAREIAGRDESAAEHFLQTQHGLERRAATNLVRYVHEEQRVCGQVPSDRTIVIERFVDEVGDTRVCLLSPYGGRVHAPLATAIAERCRNEMGIELECVWSDDGIVFRFPGTEVIPEVRRLFPTADDVEDIVVRAVGGSALFAARFRECAGRALLLPRHSPGKRSPLWAQRKRARDLLLVASRYATFPILLETYREVLRDAFDLPTLKKILTHIESKEVIVHEVETRAPSPFAASLMFGYIGNFMYDLDMPLAERKAQRLAVDHARLRELLGEAELRELLDPASIMALEKTLQRLDGKRPIEHEDDLHDLLLSIGDLTVDEILHRAGSADRVTRLVRECETSGRIVALTIANERRFVAVEDAARYRDALGIRIPDDLPAALLDPAPEPLVGLLSRYARTHGPFRVEDVAKRFAMGVDPVRLAIGALVERGRIVEGEMLPGGTGTEFCDAETLRLLKRRSLAKWFAEVEPVSPETYARFLLEWHGIVHPRRGTHALLSVIEQLQGAPMFVTALENEILPARIEDYRVGDLDALCAAGEVVWRGVERGGDGMGRIALYLSAAYPYLAPPAGHAEGTAAARIRDVLERRGAVFFHDLLRETGGFAPDVVTALWDLIWAGEVTNDTLAPLRSLGAEQRQDKRRHSMRGRGMQMRRSVLPGTEGRFSLLPKHFERGPSETEKRAALARSLLDRHGVLSRESVLAEGIAGGFSAVYDVLRAMEDAGKVRRGYFIAGLGASQFALPGADDRLRALRDTSDEARTIVLSAIDPANPWGAMLRFPGDDSTESKGGGQRPKRTFGARVVMQNGRILAWLGRTEKHLLTFVPSGGDGAKETRIVAEALATLVDEGKTRVVVISTIDGVPAARSPFAKALREVGFVETIHGYAKRRALPPPMAPRLSGPQDGWGRPWDAPQKAPERSLREPVEEDDFDDELGD, from the coding sequence GTGCCGCGACGCACTTCGTCCAAGACTGCCGCGATCGAGCCGCTCGCTGGGTTTCACGAACCCACGCGCGTGTGGTTTTCCTCCGCATTTCCCGGACCAACCCCGGCGCAAGTGCTCGGTTGGCCGAGCATTCAATCAGGCACGTCGACGTTGCTCCTCGCTCCCACGGGATCCGGTAAAACCCTGGCGGCATTCCTGGTAGCGCTCGATCGATTGGTATTTTCCGACGAACCGCCCGCTGAGACGCGCACGCGGCTGCTTTATGTTTCCCCGCTGAAAGCGCTCGCCTCCGATGTCGAACGAAATCTCCGCGTGCCCCTTGCCGGCATTACGGCTGCGGCGGCTCGTATGGGCTTTACGCATCGCGTACCAACGGTTGCGATCCGGTCGGGAGATACGCCCGCCGAAGATCGCGTGCGTTTGGCAAAAAAACCGCCCGATATCCTCATTACGACGCCCGAATCGCTGTATCTGCTGCTCACGTCCGCCGCGCGGCGAATCCTGCGATCCATCGATACCATCATCATTGACGAAATTCATTCCGTGGCAGCCACGAAACGTGGTGCGCACTTGTTCGTCTCTCTGGAACGATTGGCCGCATTTCAGCAAAGCGAGAGTGAACAGCCGCGCCAGCCCGTACGAATTGGTTTGAGCGCAACACAAAGGCCGCTCGACGAAATCGCACGGCTGCTCGGGGGCTTCGACGTAAAGGGAAAACTGCGAGAACCTCGGCCGGTGGCGATTGTCAATGCAGCGGCGCCAAGGCAGCTCGAAATAAGCATCGAAGTGCCCGTCGACGACATGGCCGATCCGGCAAAAAATGCGCAGCCGCGACAAGCGGATCCTGCGGGAAAGTCAATTTGGCCAGCCATTCATCCGCGCCTTGTCGAATTGGTACGAGCGCATCGATCGACGATGATTTTCGTCAATAGTCGTCGCCTTGCGGAGAGGCTCGTATCGGCGCTCAACGATACCGCCGACGAAGAAATTGCCGCCGCGCACCACGGTTCGATGTCGCGCGACGAACGCACACGAGTCGAAGAAGCGCTGAAAGCCGGCGAGCTTCCGTGCATCGTGGCGACGTCGTCGCTCGAGCTTGGTATCGATATCGGTGCTGTGGACTTGGTCATTCAAGTCGAGGCACCACCGAGCATTGCTGCCGGACTTCAGCGCATTGGTCGAGCAGGGCATTCCGTCGGGGCGCTCTCCCGAGGTCGCATATTCCCAAAACATCGCGGGGATTTGCTTGCTTGCGTCGCCGCGCGGACGGGCATGCTCGCAGGCGATGTCGAAGCGACGTTTTACCCGAGAAACCCGCTCGACGTGCTCGCACAACAGATCGTCGCCATTACGGCGATGGATCCCATCCACGAAGATGCGTTATTCGATCTCGTGCGAGGAGCAGCGCCGTTTTCGGAAATGCCGCGATCGAGTTTCGATGGCGTGCTCGACATGCTTTCCGGCAAGTATCCCTCGGATGAGTTTTCGGAATTGAGGCCTCGAATCGTTTGGGATCGCAAGACCGGAATCTTGCGGGCGCGAAAAGGCGCCGGGCGAATTGCCGTGGTCAATGCGGGGACCATTCCTGATAGGGGCCTTTATGGAGTTTTTCTCGACGCATCGGAGTCGTCGTCGGGCACAGGGCGTCGCGTCGGAGAGCTCGACGAAGAAATGGTGTTCGAAGCGCGCGAAGGCGAAGTTTTCGTGTTGGGTGCTTCATCGTGGCGCATCATGGAAATCACGCATGATCGCGTGCTCGTGACGCCAGCTCCAGGACAGCCAGGGAAAATGCCGTTTTGGCGTGGCGATAGGCTAGGGCGTGGCGCGGCGCTCGGCGAAGCAATGGGCGAGCTCGCTCGGGAAATTGCTGGTCGAGATGAATCGGCAGCCGAACATTTTTTGCAAACACAGCATGGACTCGAAAGGCGTGCCGCGACAAACCTCGTGCGTTACGTACACGAAGAGCAGCGGGTTTGTGGGCAAGTACCGAGCGACCGGACCATCGTCATCGAACGATTCGTGGACGAAGTCGGCGATACGCGCGTGTGCCTGCTCTCGCCGTACGGAGGTCGCGTGCACGCGCCGCTCGCGACGGCCATTGCCGAACGATGTCGCAATGAAATGGGGATCGAACTCGAATGCGTTTGGTCCGACGATGGTATCGTGTTTCGATTTCCGGGCACCGAGGTCATTCCCGAGGTTCGACGACTTTTCCCGACGGCCGACGATGTGGAGGACATCGTCGTTCGCGCCGTGGGTGGTTCGGCGTTATTTGCTGCGCGTTTTCGAGAATGCGCAGGCCGCGCCCTTTTATTGCCTCGTCATAGCCCAGGAAAACGTTCACCGCTATGGGCGCAGCGAAAACGAGCGCGCGACCTGCTCCTCGTGGCCTCGCGCTACGCAACCTTTCCTATATTGCTCGAAACGTACCGGGAAGTATTGCGCGATGCCTTCGATTTGCCAACATTGAAAAAAATCCTCACGCACATCGAATCGAAAGAAGTCATCGTACACGAAGTCGAAACGCGTGCACCATCGCCTTTCGCGGCTTCGCTGATGTTCGGGTACATCGGCAATTTCATGTACGACCTCGATATGCCGCTTGCTGAACGCAAAGCGCAGCGGCTCGCGGTCGATCATGCGCGGTTGCGTGAGCTCTTGGGCGAGGCGGAATTGCGTGAGCTGCTCGATCCTGCGTCGATCATGGCGCTCGAGAAGACTTTGCAAAGGCTCGATGGAAAGCGCCCCATCGAGCACGAAGACGATTTGCACGATTTGCTGCTATCGATTGGAGATCTCACGGTCGATGAAATCCTTCATCGGGCGGGTAGCGCTGATCGCGTGACGCGTCTCGTCCGCGAATGCGAAACGTCGGGGCGTATCGTTGCGTTGACCATTGCGAATGAACGGCGGTTCGTCGCCGTCGAGGATGCGGCGCGATATCGCGATGCTCTTGGCATTCGCATTCCGGATGATTTGCCGGCCGCATTGCTCGATCCAGCGCCAGAACCGCTCGTGGGGCTATTGTCTCGTTATGCACGGACGCACGGGCCATTTCGCGTGGAGGACGTTGCCAAACGATTTGCAATGGGCGTCGATCCCGTGCGTTTGGCCATTGGGGCGCTCGTCGAGCGGGGACGAATCGTCGAAGGCGAGATGTTGCCTGGTGGCACGGGAACCGAATTTTGTGACGCAGAAACATTGCGATTGCTGAAGCGGCGGTCGCTTGCAAAATGGTTCGCCGAAGTCGAACCGGTTTCGCCGGAGACGTATGCGCGATTTTTGCTCGAATGGCACGGGATCGTGCATCCACGGCGAGGCACGCATGCGCTACTTTCGGTCATCGAACAATTGCAAGGGGCGCCGATGTTCGTGACGGCGCTCGAAAACGAAATCTTGCCGGCTCGGATTGAAGACTATCGCGTCGGAGACCTCGATGCATTGTGTGCTGCGGGTGAAGTGGTTTGGCGCGGTGTGGAACGTGGCGGTGACGGTATGGGGCGAATTGCGCTTTATTTATCAGCAGCTTATCCGTATTTAGCGCCGCCTGCGGGACATGCGGAAGGGACCGCTGCGGCGCGTATTCGTGACGTGCTCGAGCGACGAGGCGCCGTATTTTTTCACGACCTCTTGCGGGAAACGGGAGGGTTTGCCCCGGATGTCGTGACGGCTTTGTGGGACTTGATATGGGCTGGTGAGGTCACGAATGACACGCTGGCGCCTTTGCGATCGCTTGGTGCGGAGCAGCGCCAGGACAAACGGCGGCACTCGATGCGTGGTCGCGGGATGCAAATGCGGCGCAGCGTTTTACCGGGAACCGAGGGGCGATTTTCGCTGTTGCCCAAGCATTTCGAGCGAGGTCCGAGCGAAACGGAAAAACGAGCAGCTCTCGCGCGATCGCTGCTCGATCGGCACGGTGTCCTTTCGCGGGAATCGGTGCTCGCCGAAGGGATTGCGGGTGGTTTTTCCGCGGTGTACGATGTTCTGCGCGCGATGGAAGATGCTGGAAAGGTTCGTCGCGGTTATTTCATCGCGGGGCTCGGAGCCTCACAATTTGCGCTGCCCGGAGCGGACGATCGATTGCGCGCATTGCGTGATACATCGGACGAAGCGCGCACGATCGTGCTTTCCGCCATTGATCCGGCGAATCCTTGGGGAGCGATGCTGCGATTTCCGGGCGATGACTCGACAGAGTCGAAAGGCGGGGGACAAAGACCCAAGCGAACCTTCGGGGCGCGAGTCGTCATGCAAAATGGCAGAATTCTCGCGTGGCTTGGGCGGACCGAAAAACATCTTTTGACGTTCGTACCATCGGGTGGGGACGGCGCAAAAGAGACGCGAATCGTGGCAGAGGCGCTTGCAACGCTGGTGGACGAAGGTAAAACGCGGGTCGTCGTCATATCGACGATCGATGGAGTGCCCGCGGCTCGATCTCCGTTTGCCAAGGCGCTTCGTGAAGTGGGATTCGTTGAAACGATTCATGGGTATGCGAAACGAAGGGCGCTTCCGCCTCCGATGGCTCCGCGTTTGTCGGGGCCGCAAGATGGATGGGGACGTCCGTGGGATGCGCCGCAAAAGGCACCGGAGCGTTCACTGCGGGAGCCAGTCGAGGAAGATGATTTCGATGATGAATTGGGGGATTGA